The following coding sequences are from one Canis lupus baileyi chromosome 19, mCanLup2.hap1, whole genome shotgun sequence window:
- the SSBP4 gene encoding single-stranded DNA-binding protein 4 isoform X4: protein MYAKGGKGSAVPSDSQAREKLALYVYEYLLHVGAQKSAQTFLSEIRWEKNITLGEPPGFLHSWWCVFWDLYCAAPDRREACEHSNEAKAFQDYSAVAAPSPVMGSMAPNDAMAAGPMAPGFFQPFMSPRFPGGPRPTLRMPSQPPVGLPGSQPLLPGTMEPSPRAQGHPSMGPMQRVTPPRGMASVGPQVRAGSRRGGARQGLPPTPWPALTALLLFQSYGGGMRPPPNSLAGPGLPTMNMGPGVRGPWASPSGNSIPYSSSSPGSYSGPPGGGGPPGTPIMPSPGDSTNSSENMYTIMNPIGPGAGRANFPLGPGPEGPMAAMSAMEPHHVNGSLGSGDMDGLPKSSPGAVAGLSNAPGTPRDDGEMAAAGTFLHPFPSESVSDCVDSPPAAASGRRGLAGRPRRGGRGARARP, encoded by the exons ATGTACGCCAAGGGGGGCAAGGGCTCGGCCGTGCCCTCCGACAGCCAGGCCCGCGAGAA GTTGGCGCTCTATGTGTACGAGTACCTGCTGCACGTCGGTGCCCAGAAGTCAGCCCAGACCTTTCTGTCTGAG ATCCGATGGGAGAAGAACATTACGCTGGGGGAGCCCCCAGGCTTCCTGCATTCCTGGTGGTG CGTGTTCTGGGACTTGTACTGTGCAGCACCCGACCGCAGAGAGGCGTGTGAGCACTCAAATGAGGCCAAGGCCTTCCAGGACTAC AGCGCTGTAGCGGCTCCCAGTCCTGTGATGGGGAGCATGGCCCCCAATGACGCAATGGCAGCGGGCCCCATGGCACCCGGATTCTTCCAG CCCTTCATGTCACCGCGGTTCCCAGGGGGCCCCCGGCCCACCCTGCGGATGCCGAGTCAG CCTCCTGTGGGCCTCCCTggctcccagcccctcctccctggcaCCATGGAACCCTCCCCGAGAGCTCAGG GGCATCCAAGCATGGGCCCGATGCAGAGAGTGACACCTCCACGGGGCATGGCCAGCGTTGGACCCCAGGTGAGGGCTGGGTCCAGGAGAGGAGGTGCACGTCAGGGGCTTCCCCCAACACCTTGGCCTGCACTCACAGCCCTTTTGCTTTTCCAGAGTTATGGAGGTGGCATGCGgcccccacccaactccctcGCCGGCCCAGGCCTGCCCACCATGAACAT GGGCCCTGGAGTGCGAGGCCCGTGGGCTAGCCCCAGTGGAAACTCG ATTCcctattcctcctcctcccccggcAGCTACTCG GGACCCCCAGGAGGAGGTGGGCCCCCTGGAACACCCATCATGCCCAGTCCTGGAG ACTCTACCAACTCCAGCGAGAACATGTACACTATCATGAACCCCATTGGCCCGGGTGCCGGCAGGGCTAAT TTCCCGCTCGGTCCTGGTCCAGAGGGCCCCATGGCGGCCATGAGTGCGATGGAGCCTCACCACGTGAATGGATCCCTGG GCTCGGGCGATATGGACGGGTTGCCGAAG AGCTCCCCCGGCGCCGTGGCCGGCCTGAGCAACGCCCCGGGCACCCCGCGGGACGACGGTGAGATGGCGGCCGCCGGGACCTTCCTGCACCCGTTCCCGAGCGAAAGCGTAAGCGACTGCGTCGACTCCCCCCCCGCGGCGGCGTCGGGCCGGAGGGGCCTGGCGGGCAGGCcccggcggggcggccggggggccAGAGCAAGACCGTGA
- the SSBP4 gene encoding single-stranded DNA-binding protein 4 isoform X2, which yields MGVGTLKRSVGCFEHWFLRYGQPALEDSHKDWVKGYRLALYVYEYLLHVGAQKSAQTFLSEIRWEKNITLGEPPGFLHSWWCVFWDLYCAAPDRREACEHSNEAKAFQDYSAVAAPSPVMGSMAPNDAMAAGPMAPGFFQGPLGSQQPPHNPNAPMMGPHVQPFMSPRFPGGPRPTLRMPSQPPVGLPGSQPLLPGTMEPSPRAQGHPSMGPMQRVTPPRGMASVGPQSYGGGMRPPPNSLAGPGLPTMNMGPGVRGPWASPSGNSIPYSSSSPGSYSGPPGGGGPPGTPIMPSPGDSTNSSENMYTIMNPIGPGAGRANFPLGPGPEGPMAAMSAMEPHHVNGSLGSGDMDGLPKSSPGAVAGLSNAPGTPRDDGEMAAAGTFLHPFPSESVSDCVDSPPAAASGRRGLAGRPRRGGRGARARP from the exons ATGGGGGTGGGCACACTGAAGAGGTCCGTGGGTTGCTTTGAGCATTGGTTTCTGAGATACGGACAACCGGCCTTGGAGGATTCTCACAAGGACTGGGTGAAAGGCTACAG GTTGGCGCTCTATGTGTACGAGTACCTGCTGCACGTCGGTGCCCAGAAGTCAGCCCAGACCTTTCTGTCTGAG ATCCGATGGGAGAAGAACATTACGCTGGGGGAGCCCCCAGGCTTCCTGCATTCCTGGTGGTG CGTGTTCTGGGACTTGTACTGTGCAGCACCCGACCGCAGAGAGGCGTGTGAGCACTCAAATGAGGCCAAGGCCTTCCAGGACTAC AGCGCTGTAGCGGCTCCCAGTCCTGTGATGGGGAGCATGGCCCCCAATGACGCAATGGCAGCGGGCCCCATGGCACCCGGATTCTTCCAG GGCCCCCTCGGCTCCCAGCAGCCCCCCCACAACCCCAACGCCCCCATGATGGGGCCTCATGTTCAG CCCTTCATGTCACCGCGGTTCCCAGGGGGCCCCCGGCCCACCCTGCGGATGCCGAGTCAG CCTCCTGTGGGCCTCCCTggctcccagcccctcctccctggcaCCATGGAACCCTCCCCGAGAGCTCAGG GGCATCCAAGCATGGGCCCGATGCAGAGAGTGACACCTCCACGGGGCATGGCCAGCGTTGGACCCCAG AGTTATGGAGGTGGCATGCGgcccccacccaactccctcGCCGGCCCAGGCCTGCCCACCATGAACAT GGGCCCTGGAGTGCGAGGCCCGTGGGCTAGCCCCAGTGGAAACTCG ATTCcctattcctcctcctcccccggcAGCTACTCG GGACCCCCAGGAGGAGGTGGGCCCCCTGGAACACCCATCATGCCCAGTCCTGGAG ACTCTACCAACTCCAGCGAGAACATGTACACTATCATGAACCCCATTGGCCCGGGTGCCGGCAGGGCTAAT TTCCCGCTCGGTCCTGGTCCAGAGGGCCCCATGGCGGCCATGAGTGCGATGGAGCCTCACCACGTGAATGGATCCCTGG GCTCGGGCGATATGGACGGGTTGCCGAAG AGCTCCCCCGGCGCCGTGGCCGGCCTGAGCAACGCCCCGGGCACCCCGCGGGACGACGGTGAGATGGCGGCCGCCGGGACCTTCCTGCACCCGTTCCCGAGCGAAAGCGTAAGCGACTGCGTCGACTCCCCCCCCGCGGCGGCGTCGGGCCGGAGGGGCCTGGCGGGCAGGCcccggcggggcggccggggggccAGAGCAAGACCGTGA
- the SSBP4 gene encoding single-stranded DNA-binding protein 4 isoform X5, with amino-acid sequence MGVGTLKRSVGCFEHWFLRYGQPALEDSHKDWVKGYRLALYVYEYLLHVGAQKSAQTFLSEIRWEKNITLGEPPGFLHSWWCVFWDLYCAAPDRREACEHSNEAKAFQDYSAVAAPSPVMGSMAPNDAMAAGPMAPGFFQGPLGSQQPPHNPNAPMMGPHVQPFMSPRFPGGPRPTLRMPSQPPVGLPGSQPLLPGTMEPSPRAQGHPSMGPMQRVTPPRGMASVGPQSYGGGMRPPPNSLAGPGLPTMNMGPGVRGPWASPSGNSGPPGGGGPPGTPIMPSPGDSTNSSENMYTIMNPIGPGAGRANFPLGPGPEGPMAAMSAMEPHHVNGSLGSGDMDGLPKSSPGAVAGLSNAPGTPRDDGEMAAAGTFLHPFPSESVSDCVDSPPAAASGRRGLAGRPRRGGRGARARP; translated from the exons ATGGGGGTGGGCACACTGAAGAGGTCCGTGGGTTGCTTTGAGCATTGGTTTCTGAGATACGGACAACCGGCCTTGGAGGATTCTCACAAGGACTGGGTGAAAGGCTACAG GTTGGCGCTCTATGTGTACGAGTACCTGCTGCACGTCGGTGCCCAGAAGTCAGCCCAGACCTTTCTGTCTGAG ATCCGATGGGAGAAGAACATTACGCTGGGGGAGCCCCCAGGCTTCCTGCATTCCTGGTGGTG CGTGTTCTGGGACTTGTACTGTGCAGCACCCGACCGCAGAGAGGCGTGTGAGCACTCAAATGAGGCCAAGGCCTTCCAGGACTAC AGCGCTGTAGCGGCTCCCAGTCCTGTGATGGGGAGCATGGCCCCCAATGACGCAATGGCAGCGGGCCCCATGGCACCCGGATTCTTCCAG GGCCCCCTCGGCTCCCAGCAGCCCCCCCACAACCCCAACGCCCCCATGATGGGGCCTCATGTTCAG CCCTTCATGTCACCGCGGTTCCCAGGGGGCCCCCGGCCCACCCTGCGGATGCCGAGTCAG CCTCCTGTGGGCCTCCCTggctcccagcccctcctccctggcaCCATGGAACCCTCCCCGAGAGCTCAGG GGCATCCAAGCATGGGCCCGATGCAGAGAGTGACACCTCCACGGGGCATGGCCAGCGTTGGACCCCAG AGTTATGGAGGTGGCATGCGgcccccacccaactccctcGCCGGCCCAGGCCTGCCCACCATGAACAT GGGCCCTGGAGTGCGAGGCCCGTGGGCTAGCCCCAGTGGAAACTCG GGACCCCCAGGAGGAGGTGGGCCCCCTGGAACACCCATCATGCCCAGTCCTGGAG ACTCTACCAACTCCAGCGAGAACATGTACACTATCATGAACCCCATTGGCCCGGGTGCCGGCAGGGCTAAT TTCCCGCTCGGTCCTGGTCCAGAGGGCCCCATGGCGGCCATGAGTGCGATGGAGCCTCACCACGTGAATGGATCCCTGG GCTCGGGCGATATGGACGGGTTGCCGAAG AGCTCCCCCGGCGCCGTGGCCGGCCTGAGCAACGCCCCGGGCACCCCGCGGGACGACGGTGAGATGGCGGCCGCCGGGACCTTCCTGCACCCGTTCCCGAGCGAAAGCGTAAGCGACTGCGTCGACTCCCCCCCCGCGGCGGCGTCGGGCCGGAGGGGCCTGGCGGGCAGGCcccggcggggcggccggggggccAGAGCAAGACCGTGA
- the SSBP4 gene encoding single-stranded DNA-binding protein 4 isoform X9, with product MGVGTLKRSVGCFEHWFLRYGQPALEDSHKDWVKGYRLALYVYEYLLHVGAQKSAQTFLSEIRWEKNITLGEPPGFLHSWWCVFWDLYCAAPDRREACEHSNEAKAFQDYSAVAAPSPVMGSMAPNDAMAAGPMAPGFFQPFMSPRFPGGPRPTLRMPSQPPVGLPGSQPLLPGTMEPSPRAQGHPSMGPMQRVTPPRGMASVGPQSYGGGMRPPPNSLAGPGLPTMNMGPGVRGPWASPSGNSIPYSSSSPGSYSGPPGGGGPPGTPIMPSPGDSTNSSENMYTIMNPIGPGAGRANFPLGPGPEGPMAAMSAMEPHHVNGSLGSGDMDGLPKSSPGAVAGLSNAPGTPRDDGEMAAAGTFLHPFPSESVSDCVDSPPAAASGRRGLAGRPRRGGRGARARP from the exons ATGGGGGTGGGCACACTGAAGAGGTCCGTGGGTTGCTTTGAGCATTGGTTTCTGAGATACGGACAACCGGCCTTGGAGGATTCTCACAAGGACTGGGTGAAAGGCTACAG GTTGGCGCTCTATGTGTACGAGTACCTGCTGCACGTCGGTGCCCAGAAGTCAGCCCAGACCTTTCTGTCTGAG ATCCGATGGGAGAAGAACATTACGCTGGGGGAGCCCCCAGGCTTCCTGCATTCCTGGTGGTG CGTGTTCTGGGACTTGTACTGTGCAGCACCCGACCGCAGAGAGGCGTGTGAGCACTCAAATGAGGCCAAGGCCTTCCAGGACTAC AGCGCTGTAGCGGCTCCCAGTCCTGTGATGGGGAGCATGGCCCCCAATGACGCAATGGCAGCGGGCCCCATGGCACCCGGATTCTTCCAG CCCTTCATGTCACCGCGGTTCCCAGGGGGCCCCCGGCCCACCCTGCGGATGCCGAGTCAG CCTCCTGTGGGCCTCCCTggctcccagcccctcctccctggcaCCATGGAACCCTCCCCGAGAGCTCAGG GGCATCCAAGCATGGGCCCGATGCAGAGAGTGACACCTCCACGGGGCATGGCCAGCGTTGGACCCCAG AGTTATGGAGGTGGCATGCGgcccccacccaactccctcGCCGGCCCAGGCCTGCCCACCATGAACAT GGGCCCTGGAGTGCGAGGCCCGTGGGCTAGCCCCAGTGGAAACTCG ATTCcctattcctcctcctcccccggcAGCTACTCG GGACCCCCAGGAGGAGGTGGGCCCCCTGGAACACCCATCATGCCCAGTCCTGGAG ACTCTACCAACTCCAGCGAGAACATGTACACTATCATGAACCCCATTGGCCCGGGTGCCGGCAGGGCTAAT TTCCCGCTCGGTCCTGGTCCAGAGGGCCCCATGGCGGCCATGAGTGCGATGGAGCCTCACCACGTGAATGGATCCCTGG GCTCGGGCGATATGGACGGGTTGCCGAAG AGCTCCCCCGGCGCCGTGGCCGGCCTGAGCAACGCCCCGGGCACCCCGCGGGACGACGGTGAGATGGCGGCCGCCGGGACCTTCCTGCACCCGTTCCCGAGCGAAAGCGTAAGCGACTGCGTCGACTCCCCCCCCGCGGCGGCGTCGGGCCGGAGGGGCCTGGCGGGCAGGCcccggcggggcggccggggggccAGAGCAAGACCGTGA
- the SSBP4 gene encoding single-stranded DNA-binding protein 4 isoform X13, translated as MYAKGGKGSAVPSDSQAREKLALYVYEYLLHVGAQKSAQTFLSEIRWEKNITLGEPPGFLHSWWCVFWDLYCAAPDRREACEHSNEAKAFQDYSAVAAPSPVMGSMAPNDAMAAGPMAPGFFQPFMSPRFPGGPRPTLRMPSQPPVGLPGSQPLLPGTMEPSPRAQGHPSMGPMQRVTPPRGMASVGPQSYGGGMRPPPNSLAGPGLPTMNMGPGVRGPWASPSGNSIPYSSSSPGSYSGPPGGGGPPGTPIMPSPGDSTNSSENMYTIMNPIGPGAGRANFPLGPGPEGPMAAMSAMEPHHVNGSLGSGDMDGLPKSSPGAVAGLSNAPGTPRDDGEMAAAGTFLHPFPSESVSDCVDSPPAAASGRRGLAGRPRRGGRGARARP; from the exons ATGTACGCCAAGGGGGGCAAGGGCTCGGCCGTGCCCTCCGACAGCCAGGCCCGCGAGAA GTTGGCGCTCTATGTGTACGAGTACCTGCTGCACGTCGGTGCCCAGAAGTCAGCCCAGACCTTTCTGTCTGAG ATCCGATGGGAGAAGAACATTACGCTGGGGGAGCCCCCAGGCTTCCTGCATTCCTGGTGGTG CGTGTTCTGGGACTTGTACTGTGCAGCACCCGACCGCAGAGAGGCGTGTGAGCACTCAAATGAGGCCAAGGCCTTCCAGGACTAC AGCGCTGTAGCGGCTCCCAGTCCTGTGATGGGGAGCATGGCCCCCAATGACGCAATGGCAGCGGGCCCCATGGCACCCGGATTCTTCCAG CCCTTCATGTCACCGCGGTTCCCAGGGGGCCCCCGGCCCACCCTGCGGATGCCGAGTCAG CCTCCTGTGGGCCTCCCTggctcccagcccctcctccctggcaCCATGGAACCCTCCCCGAGAGCTCAGG GGCATCCAAGCATGGGCCCGATGCAGAGAGTGACACCTCCACGGGGCATGGCCAGCGTTGGACCCCAG AGTTATGGAGGTGGCATGCGgcccccacccaactccctcGCCGGCCCAGGCCTGCCCACCATGAACAT GGGCCCTGGAGTGCGAGGCCCGTGGGCTAGCCCCAGTGGAAACTCG ATTCcctattcctcctcctcccccggcAGCTACTCG GGACCCCCAGGAGGAGGTGGGCCCCCTGGAACACCCATCATGCCCAGTCCTGGAG ACTCTACCAACTCCAGCGAGAACATGTACACTATCATGAACCCCATTGGCCCGGGTGCCGGCAGGGCTAAT TTCCCGCTCGGTCCTGGTCCAGAGGGCCCCATGGCGGCCATGAGTGCGATGGAGCCTCACCACGTGAATGGATCCCTGG GCTCGGGCGATATGGACGGGTTGCCGAAG AGCTCCCCCGGCGCCGTGGCCGGCCTGAGCAACGCCCCGGGCACCCCGCGGGACGACGGTGAGATGGCGGCCGCCGGGACCTTCCTGCACCCGTTCCCGAGCGAAAGCGTAAGCGACTGCGTCGACTCCCCCCCCGCGGCGGCGTCGGGCCGGAGGGGCCTGGCGGGCAGGCcccggcggggcggccggggggccAGAGCAAGACCGTGA